The following proteins are co-located in the Mauremys mutica isolate MM-2020 ecotype Southern unplaced genomic scaffold, ASM2049712v1 Super-Scaffold_2380, whole genome shotgun sequence genome:
- the LOC123361508 gene encoding tumor necrosis factor ligand superfamily member 10-like, with amino-acid sequence MRLPRAGPSTGQTCGLVLISAVLLQSICVAVTFLYFTNELKQLQDTYSKSGIACLTGEDLGTFIKHVDVNENEERESDPCWQLKWQLGKLIKKMISRNYEENISSAVKGTEEQGSQNHGHRIAAHLTGSRNKKSSLATSNSSPRRGVGQKINTWEPSRKDHSFLYNVELKNGELIIPRTGFYYIYSQTYFRFSEPENEDSESDPLALSRNPKQMVQYVYKLTTYPEPILLMKSARTSCWSKKAEYGLYSIYQGGVFQLKRDDKIFVSVRNEDIVDMDKEASFFGAFLIS; translated from the exons ATGAGGCTGCCAAGGgccggccccagcactggccaGACCTGTGGGCTTGTGCTGATCTCCGCTGTGCTGCTGCAATCCATTTGCGTGGCGGTGACTTTCCTTTACTTCACTAATGAGCTGAAACAG CTCCAGGACACGTATTCCAAGAGTGGCATTGCTTGTCTCACTGGGGAAGATCTGGGAACTTTCATAAAACATGTGGATGTAAATGAGAATGAAGAAAGAGagagtgacccctgctggcaactGAAGTGGCAACTaggaaaattaattaaaaag atgatatcaagaAACTATGAAGAAAACATTTCATCTGCGGTGAAAG GAACTGAAGAACAGGGATCTCAGAACCATGGACACAGAATAGCAGCTCACTTAACTGGAAGCCGCAATAAGAAGAGCTCTCTAGCCACATCAA ATTCCTCACCCAGAAGAGGTGTTGGGCAGAAAATAAATACCTGGGAACCCTCAAGGAAAGACCATTCATTCCTCTATAATGTGGAGTTGAAAAATGGGGAGTTAATCATACCCAGAACAGGGTTTTATTACATCTACTCTCAAACTTACTTTCGATTCAGCGAACCCGAGAACGAGGATTCAGAATCAGATCCGTTAGCACTAAGCAGAAACCCTAAGCAAATGGTCCAGTATGTTTACAAACTGACGACATATCCAGAGCCTATCCTTCTCATGAAAAGTGCAAGAACTAGCTGCTGGTCTAAAAAGGCAGAATATGGACTTTACTCCATATATCAAGGTGGAGTATTTCAGCTAAAAAGGGATGATAAGATTTTTGTCTCTGTCCGTAACGAGGACATAGTTGACATGGACAAAGAAGCAAGTTTTTTTGGAGCCTTTTTGATCAGCTAA
- the LOC123361468 gene encoding fibroblast growth factor receptor 3-like: MKLGKPGSHSRLPGPELVEVDDSGSIFAVILRCGVGFIFFFLVVVIMIVCRVKMTNKKAMNTPTVQPVSLESNPSMNSGTPLVNLTHLSSSDGLKLANVSELELPADPKWELARSRLTLGKPLGEGCFGQVVMAEATGIDKDKPDKAITVAVKMLKDHATDEDLSDLVSEMEILKMIGNHKNIINLLGACTQDGFWPSKQSGFPL; the protein is encoded by the exons atgaAGCTGGGGAAGCCAGGGTCCCATTCTAGActgccgggccccg AGCTAGTGGAGGTGGATGATTCTGGCTCCATTTTTGCTGTGATCCTCCGCTGTGGGGTTGGCTTCATTTTCTTCTTCTTGGTGGTTGTCATCATGATTGTCTGTAGGGTGAAAATGACCAACAAAAAAGCCATGAACACCCCTACTGTACAG CCAGTGTCATTGGAGTCAAACCCTTCCATGAATTCCGGTACCCCGCTGGTCAATCTCACCCACCTCTCATCCAGCGATGGGCTGAAGCTAGCAAATGTCTCAGAGCTCGAGCTGCCTGCTGATCCCAAGTGGGAATTAGCGAGATCTCG CCTGACTCTGGGGAAACCTCTGGGTGAAGGTTGTTTTGGTCAAGTGGTGATGGCAGAAGCGACTGGGATCGATAAGGACAAACCAGACAAGGCCATCACTGTAGCTGTCAAGATGTtaaaag ATCATGCTACTGACGAGGATCTTTCTGACCTGGTGTCCGAAATGGAAATATTGAAAATGATTGGGAATCACAAAAATATCATTAACCTCCTAGGCGCCTGCACGCAGGATG GTTTCTGGCCCAGCAAGCAGAGCGGTTTCCCCCTGTAA